The Fusobacterium perfoetens genome has a segment encoding these proteins:
- a CDS encoding phage replisome organizer N-terminal domain-containing protein — protein MAKKYVWLKLKKDFFQQRAIKKLRKIAGGDTYTIIYLKLQLLSLDDEGKLFYEGVEENFAEEMALALDEDPENVKVVLMFLEKNGLLETVTENEFVLPETVDCIGSETAAAERMRKMRNTKAVEKIEVKEKKRNIVTPMLQDVTEELQEVTNCYTEKEKEKEKDTTTKIDILDKKESEQQEENSSSSFSLIKNMLEQHGISNNTKLNIMVLVRDENITPERVSEVLKAAQVKHWQEGAIYTALRDKWAINLDTEQQEKQKQRERSAKIDEQNKEFSQAFQAVKDKVNAERQEKEELLNYFNSLSKETQTEINNIALQRAKEKYPPVVYVSMFKTLVIYEVIREYKAEKES, from the coding sequence ATGGCTAAAAAATATGTATGGCTAAAACTTAAAAAAGATTTTTTCCAACAAAGAGCTATTAAAAAATTAAGAAAAATAGCAGGTGGAGATACATACACAATAATATATTTAAAATTACAATTACTTTCACTTGATGATGAAGGAAAACTTTTCTATGAAGGTGTAGAAGAGAATTTCGCAGAAGAAATGGCCCTAGCACTTGATGAAGATCCTGAAAATGTGAAAGTTGTTTTGATGTTCTTAGAAAAAAATGGACTTCTTGAAACTGTAACAGAAAACGAATTTGTCCTACCTGAAACAGTTGACTGTATAGGCTCTGAAACTGCTGCAGCTGAAAGAATGAGAAAAATGAGAAATACTAAAGCAGTGGAAAAAATAGAAGTTAAAGAAAAAAAGCGTAACATTGTTACACCTATGTTACAAGATGTTACAGAGGAGTTACAGGAAGTTACAAACTGTTACACAGAGAAAGAGAAAGAGAAAGAGAAAGATACTACTACTAAGATAGATATACTAGATAAGAAAGAGTCAGAGCAACAAGAAGAAAATAGTAGTAGTTCTTTTAGTTTGATTAAAAACATGTTAGAACAACATGGTATTTCTAACAATACAAAATTAAATATTATGGTATTAGTTAGAGATGAGAATATCACACCTGAGAGAGTATCGGAAGTTCTTAAAGCTGCACAAGTAAAACACTGGCAAGAGGGAGCAATATATACAGCTTTACGGGATAAGTGGGCTATAAATCTTGATACAGAACAGCAAGAAAAGCAAAAGCAGAGAGAAAGGTCTGCTAAAATAGATGAGCAGAATAAAGAGTTTTCTCAGGCATTCCAAGCTGTTAAAGACAAGGTTAATGCAGAGAGACAGGAAAAAGAAGAACTTCTGAATTACTTTAATTCTCTAAGCAAAGAAACACAGACAGAAATTAATAACATCGCATTACAGAGAGCAAAGGAAAAATATCCGCCTGTTGTGTATGTTTCTATGTTTAAAACTCTTGTTATTTATGAAGTTATAAGAGAATATAAAGCAGAAAAGGAGAGTTAA